The segment AGTAAACGAGCAATTGCTTGAAGTTACGCTGTGGAATCGGACGCCGATGTGAAAACCGCCCCAAACGAAAAAAGTGCAACCAAAGCATACAAAACTTTGATTGCACTTTTATTTAGCTGAAGGATACGTTATGCATTTTCGTTCGCTTCTTCTTGTGGCGCTCCTGGCATTGCCGGTGCTTCTGGCTCTTCGATAAACACTTCAATCGACGAATCCGCACGTAATTCTTCGATAATGTCGGACGTTTGCTCACCTTGCTTCTGTTGCTTAAGCTGAGCGACGATCGTTTCTTTCACTTCTTCAAACGGAGGGAGTGTCGCTTCGCCTTCAGCGCCCTCGCCTTCGCCGCCTTCACCTTGAGCCCCGCCAAGGATGAGCGACTGCTGATCGTAAAATTCCTTCGCCTCCTCGTCGGTCACTTCAACCTCACCCGTGCGATCAGCGACGTAATTTTCTACTTGAATACGTTCGGCTAACAGACCGCGATATTCATCTTCTGTAAAATTCGCCTGCTCGATGCCTTGCTTCAGCTTGTCCTCACCGCCGATTTGCTCGGCTTCTTTTGTCCATGCCGCATTAATTTCCTCATCGGACGGCTTAAAGTCAGCGGATGCCGTGAGCAGAAGCTCTTCATTGACGAGAGACTGGGCTGCAGAGTAGTACATTTGATTTAATTGCTCATTTGGCGCGTCTTCCACGGTTTGCCCGTATTGCCCGAGCTGGGCTTCGATTTGATCTTCAAGACGGTCTTTTTGAATTTCTGTATCATTGACCTTCGCCACGACATCAGGGATTTCCGTCAGAGCAACATCTCCTGATTCAGTTTGCTCAGCGCCATTTTCAGGTGCCTGCTCACCTTCCTCAGGGGCTTTCGTATCATCGTTTGAGCACGCCGCCATCGTTAATAGCACCGTGAACAAAAGTGTGGTCCATTTTTTTGACATAAAACAATCTCCTTTCAAGCATTCTACGTAATGGTTCGTATCGTACCACAGAGAGATGGGGTTCTGTCAAAAAAGAGTCGACCACTGGTATAGACAGCCTGTGCTTCATCGGCATATAATAGAGAGAAGAAAGAGGATGCACGGCATTTTTAAACAAAGGATGGGTACAAAACGATGAAAACAATACTTCGTGGCGTTACAGTCTATACTGAACGAGGTGTGATCGAAGACGGAGAAATTGCATTTGAACGCGGCAGCATCGTCGGCATTGGCGAAGCAGGACGCCTGTCTACTGAAGGCGCGAGCGTCATTTCCTACGATAAGCCCGTCCACGTGATCCCGGGCATGATCGATGTTCATATTCACGGGACGCACGGCGCGGATACGATGGACGCAACGACAGAAGCGCTCGATACGATGAGCCGTGGTCTGCCGGAAGAAGGAACGACGAGTTTTCTCGCGACGACGATAACCCAGGAGCAGGAAGCGATTGAAGCCGCATTAGCCAATGCGAAAAACTATATTGAAACCGAGCAAAAGCCTGGTCACGCAGAAGTGTTAGGGGTGCATTTAGAAGGGCCGTTTTTAAACGAAAAGCGTTGTGGCGCTCAGCCAAAAGAGCATATGGTCACGCCGAGTGTTGACGTGTTTAAAAACTGGCAAGCACTTGCGGGTGGACATATTAAGCTCGTCACGTTAGCACCTGAGCTTGATCAAGACCATGCGTTGACGGCTTATTTAAAGGCAAACGGCGTCATCGCGTCGATCGGTCATTCCGATGCTGATTACACAGAAGTGATGGAAGCCGTCAACCACGGCGTGACGCATGCAACGCATTTGTATAACGGGATGAAAGGGCTGCACCATCGTGAGCCTGGTGTCGTCGGGGCTGTTTATATGAACGACCGCATTACCGCCGAGTTAATCGCGGACGGCATTCACTCCCGTCCGGAAATGCTTGATCTCGCATTGCGGATGAAAGGTCCGGACAAGCTCGTGCTCATTACCGATGCGATGCGGGCAAAATGTTTAAAACGTGGCAATTACGATTTAGGCGGACAGAGTGTGACGGTCACGGATGATCGAGCGGTTTTAGAAAACGGCGCCCTCGCCGGAAGTATTTTACGTATGGTCGACGGTTTGAAAAATATGGTGGAATACTCCGGGAAAAGCTTGCGCGACCTGCTGCCGATGACCGCCTATAATCAAGCGCAGGAGCTCGGCGTCCTCGCCCGCAAAGGCAGCCTTGCTGTCGGGAAAGATGCTGACATCGTCGTCATGGACGACTCGTTCTCGGTGATTGAAACGTATTGCCGTGGAACATTATCATTTGCGAAGAAAGAAGGAGAAGACGAATGAACATTAAAGTTGTCGATCACAGTGCCGAAATGGCCGTCGAAGCTGCAAAAATCATGATGGAGATCATGAAGACAGAGGAAGCGCCTGTGCTTGGACTCGCGACAGGCGGGACACCGGAGACGACATACCGCGAGCTCGTCAAAGCGGCCAACGAAGGTCAGGTCAGCTTTAAAAACACGACGACGTTTAATCTCGATGAATACGTCGGCTTACCGGCAAGCGATCAAAACAGCTATCGTTACTATATGGAGGACAGACTGTTTAACCATGTCGATATCGACCGGGAAAACACACACATTCCAGACGGCATGGCCGAAGATATCGATGCGGAAATCAAAGCCTATGAAGAAAAAATTAAAAACGCCGGCGGCATTGACCTCCAGCTTCTCGGGATTGGCACGAACGGACATATCGGTTTTAATGAGCCAGGCACACCATTTAACACACGCACGCACGTCATTGCCCTTGATGAATCGACGCGCGAAGCAAATGCCCGCTATTTTGCTTCAATTGATGAGGTCCCGACCCATGCGATTACAATGGGCATCGAAAGCATTCTCGAAGCGAAAAAGATCCTTCTCTTAATTTCAGGAGCAAAGAAAGGACAAGCACTAGCGGAAGTATTGTACGGAACCATTCGTGAGGACGTACCGGCGACAGCGCTGCGTAACCACCCTGACGTCACGATGATCGTTGACCAAGAAGCGTATGCAGCTGCGAAAGTGCCAGGTGAGGAAGACGTGCATGCTTGATAAATCGTCTTCGGTGCCGATGTATTATCAGCTTTACGAGCGCCTGAAGACGGCGATGATAACGGGCGAGCTCGCGGCGGGAGAGATGATACCTTCCGAACGCGAGCTCGCCCAGTCTTTTCAGATCAGTCGCATGACCGCCCGGCAAGCCATAACCGAGCTCGTCCACGACGGTTATGTCACGCGGAAAAAAGGAAAAGGCACCTTTGTCGCCAAACGAAAATTCGCCAAAACGCTCTTAGGTGTCAAAAGCTTTACCGAAGAAATGAAGGAAAGGGGACTCAGCTTACAATCGACCCTTTTATCCTATGAAAAAAAACAGCCTCCCGCTGTCATGCGCGACGCATTAAAGCTCTCGAATGCACAAGACGGTCATATTTTTGAACGGTTACGTCACGTCGGCAAAGACATGCTCGCGATTGAAAAGACGTGTTTGCCGGTTACGTTATTCCCCAATTGGACACCACAGCAGGCGAAAACCTCTTTATATGCGTACATCGAAAACGACTGCGGCATGACGATCGACCACGCGCGTCAGGAGATCGAAGCGGCTGTCGCCGATCGCTCACAGGCAAAAAAGCTCCAGATTGATGTCGGAGAGCCCCTCCTCGTCATAACCCGCTGTACGTACAATGACGAGCAGGTGCCCATTGAATGGACGAAAACAACCTTAAAAGCCGACCAATATAAATTTATGACGGAAATGAAACGTTAAGCCAGTGACCAATTGGTCGTACCCGCCTTGTTACACTGCACCTGAGGGTGACAATTGTTTTCCATAAAGCCGGCGCTACCTTTTTTTCAAAACAAACGAATGACTTTGTCTACACTCCGAAGCCTGCAGAATTGCAGGTTTTTTTACATGTTACGATCGATAAAATCTTAAGATTGATTTGGATGAGCTTTCACCATAAACACGTGGTGACAAGCGACGTTCTTCAAAGGGTTTATATCAACAGTTACACGAGATGTTACATTTGTTTGAACGTGCAGTTGGCGCCGTCATGCCATTTTCAAAGATGACCTTGTCGAAAGCGTGAGAGTGATGTAAGATTGTGTCAATTGATGCAAAAGAAGCGAACATCTTTACAAAGTAGCACCAACAGACAGAAAAGGTGTACTTCGTGTCGAAAGAGAGATAAAGACATAGATACAGAAATTCAAGGATTGTGATGATAACAGACGGGGTGAACAAATGTCTCAGGCAAAGAAGGACTCATTATTCAGGACAACGGTCGACCACCATTCTATGATCGACGTGCTGCGCGAGGCGTACCAAAAAGCGGAAACGTCCGAGGCGATGACAGTGGAAGAATTAGTGCGGGTGATGATCGGAGAGCTGCAGCCGTTGCTGATTAGCGAACGGCAGACAAACGATTAAAAACGCACCTTTTTCGTTGCAGCGATGTAAACTTAGGTAAGGCAGTGATTGCGTTTAGCGAAAAGTGTGCGGAGACAACTTTGGAAGCTTGAAGAAGCGTTTTAATATATGAAGAAACTCGGATGCATATTTTGATGTCAACGTCCAAATGACTTTAGCGATAAGCACTCTTTTGACGCCGCTGTTTTTACAAAAAGACTTTCTACGATCAGAAGCTACAAGGCAAAAGAAAGAAGAAAAAAGCTGACTTTCAGCAGTATAGGCCACGATTAAAAAGCACACGATCGCCGGGGTGCTTTTTTTTATCTATATAATAAGGAAGAAACTCGACAACGACTTGTTTCCATTTGAGTACAATCGATCGGGAAATCATAAAAAAATAATAAAAAGGTGAAACTTTTCTACGCCGCAATCCGTCTATATACGTGAGAAGATCAATACAGGAAAGAGATTGCAAATATATCAATTTCTTAACGGCTGTCATGGAATCGTAAAGAAAAAACGCGTCTGATTTCCAAAAATGCTCATACACTGACTAGCGAGTGTAAAATTCTTACCATTCCTAGTCGCAAAAGAAAAACCCAAGGGTTTAACACCCATGGGCTTGTGGTAAATCATTATGTAACAGATTAGTTGAGGACGCGGCGAGCGCCAATGTAGCGTGAACCCCAGTAGTAAGGGTCATCGATATCGGAGATCGACACACCATTCGATGTCGCGGAGTGAATGAACTGTCCATTTCCAATGTAGATACCGCTATGTGATACGCCGTTACCGGTCGTATTGAAGAAGACGAGGTCACCTTCTTGCAAGTCTGATTTAGCAACGCTTGTCCCAGCGCTGAATTGTGCACTTGTTGTCCGTGGCACCCACACGTCGTGAGAATCCATGACTGTGCTAATGTAGCCAGAGCAGTCAAATCCTGTAGCAGCCGATGTGCCACCGTAAGCGTAAGGTGTTCCGATGTAATCTTTTGCTGTTGAGATGATTTCATTTGATGAACTTGCGTCTGCTGTTGGTACGAATAATGAAGCTGCGATTGAAAAAGCAGCAATTCCTGTCGCGATTTTCTTGAACATTGTAGAACCCACCCTATGTTTTGTTTTTGTTCTTTCTTATGTAGAGGCGACTCAAAAGCGTTTATTCTATATATCTACCTTTTGAACCCTCATGTGGTAAAACAGGTAACTTTTTCTGTTTTTTCTCTCTGACGGTAGTCTATCATAAGAAGCCTCTTATTTTTTTACAGTTTCGTAACAAAACGACAACAACTGTCGATTTATGAAAAGAACGTGGTATGATGGATTTACAAGGAAGAGGTTGCCTCTTCTGCGTAATTATGCTAGGGTATGTCTCAGCAAGCTAACAAAATAAAGCGTTGCTGGATGGTCAGTGGACAAATTTCCATAATTTTGGTCTTTGAATCTATGGAAGGTTAAGGTACACTAGGCATATCGAAGCGAACCTACCAGTCATTAGTAAATCTAACAAAGATCGCTTTTCGAGAGTTGACATGGTTCGCATAGAAAATTATACTAGATTTTGAGTTTCATTGATTTTGGGTTCCCCCGCTTCGCATTTGGAGCGGTGAACTATATAAACTAAAAAAAGCTACATATTAAGGGAGGAAATTATTGGCATGGCGTATCAACCAAAGTCATTTCGTAAATTTTTAGCTACAGCAACCACTGCCACTGTTGCTGCCGGTGCCATTGGCGCGGCTGCTCCTGCAGTTGCCAACGCACAAGACGTATCATTCTCTGACGTACCTGCAGATGCATGGTTCGCAGAAGCTGTATACAGCCTAGCAGCAGAAGGAGTTATCGAAGGTGTTGGAAACGGCATCTACGCTCCAGATGAGTCTATGACTCGTGCACAAATCGCTACTTTATATGCAAACTACCTAGACCTAGACACTGAAAATGTAACAGCTCCTGGCTTCTCTGATGTAGACGCTGACAGCTGGTACTACGGTGCGGTTGCAGCTGCTGTTGACGCTGGTCTTTTCGAAGGCTATCCAAACGGCACTTTCCAACCAAACGAATCAATTAACCGTGCTGAGCTTGCAGAAGTTATCTCTCGCTCATTCGGCGTAGAAGCTACTTCTACAAACACACCATTCACAGACCTTGAAGGCTACGGCTGGGCAGAAGATTCAATCGCTGCACTAGTAGAAGCTGGAATCGTTGAAGGCCGCACAGCTACAACTTATGTACCTGGCGCTGACGTAACTCGTGCAGAAGCTGCAGCTTTCCTTTACAAATCAGTTCAAGCTGGTTACGGCGAGCTTGTTGATCTTGTCGAAGTTGAGTCTGTTGAATCTACAAACAGCACGACAACTACAGTAACTCTTCCAGAAGCTTTCGAAGGTGAAGAAGGCGAAGAACTATCTGCGAAGAACTTCGAAGTACTCGTTGACGGCGAAGAAGTTGAAGTTGAGCTATCCGAAGTATCTGAAGATGGCCTAACAGTTACTTTGACTCACGAAAGCCTTGACGGCAAAGAAGGTACTTTGACAGTGAACGACGTTGAAGCTGAGTTTAACTACGCTGAAACTGTCATCGACTCTGTTGAAGCAATCAACCTTGGTCAAGTCGAAGTTACATTCTCTAACAGCGAATTCGACAAAGTACAGGCAAGCAACCCTGAAAACTACTCTTTCGAAGATGAAGATGGCGACGATCTTGAAGACCAAGACGACGATGAAGTTGAAGTTGTTGACGTAGTCATCGACGGAAACAAAGCATTGCTTACTCTTGGTAACAAAGATGACAACAGCATTATCAAAGGTGTCGAAAACCAAACTGATGGAAAAGTGATCGTTGACAAGAACGTTCTTGGTGAAGAAGAAACGTTTGACGTTGAATACAGCGACAGCACAATTCCTGAAGTAACAGACGTTCAAGTCATTGGTGAAGATGCTGTAAAAGTATTCTTCTCTGAGCCGATGGACGTATCTGACCTTGATGCAAGAGACAGTGACTGGGATGACATCTTCACAGTTGAAGAAGATGGCGACGAGAAAAACATCCGTGAAGTCAAAGTAGGTACGCGTAACGACGTTGCAGTCATCGAATTGAGTGGTGCAAACTTCTCTAACGGCGACACAGTAACAGTTGACGTTGACAATGAGGTTGAAGACCTTGCTGGCTTTAACGTATCTCCAGAAAGAGTTGACGTAGAAGTTGAGGAGAACGACGAAGAAATCGAAATCGTTGGCTTCCGTAACGCTTCACAAACGGGAATCACACTTGTCTTTAACAAAGACTTGAGCAGTGACAATCTTGATGCAGATGATTTTTATCACACAAATACTTCTAATAGAGCTGATACAGCAG is part of the Litoribacterium kuwaitense genome and harbors:
- a CDS encoding SurA N-terminal domain-containing protein — protein: MSKKWTTLLFTVLLTMAACSNDDTKAPEEGEQAPENGAEQTESGDVALTEIPDVVAKVNDTEIQKDRLEDQIEAQLGQYGQTVEDAPNEQLNQMYYSAAQSLVNEELLLTASADFKPSDEEINAAWTKEAEQIGGEDKLKQGIEQANFTEDEYRGLLAERIQVENYVADRTGEVEVTDEEAKEFYDQQSLILGGAQGEGGEGEGAEGEATLPPFEEVKETIVAQLKQQKQGEQTSDIIEELRADSSIEVFIEEPEAPAMPGAPQEEANENA
- the nagA gene encoding N-acetylglucosamine-6-phosphate deacetylase, yielding MKTILRGVTVYTERGVIEDGEIAFERGSIVGIGEAGRLSTEGASVISYDKPVHVIPGMIDVHIHGTHGADTMDATTEALDTMSRGLPEEGTTSFLATTITQEQEAIEAALANAKNYIETEQKPGHAEVLGVHLEGPFLNEKRCGAQPKEHMVTPSVDVFKNWQALAGGHIKLVTLAPELDQDHALTAYLKANGVIASIGHSDADYTEVMEAVNHGVTHATHLYNGMKGLHHREPGVVGAVYMNDRITAELIADGIHSRPEMLDLALRMKGPDKLVLITDAMRAKCLKRGNYDLGGQSVTVTDDRAVLENGALAGSILRMVDGLKNMVEYSGKSLRDLLPMTAYNQAQELGVLARKGSLAVGKDADIVVMDDSFSVIETYCRGTLSFAKKEGEDE
- the nagB gene encoding glucosamine-6-phosphate deaminase, whose translation is MNIKVVDHSAEMAVEAAKIMMEIMKTEEAPVLGLATGGTPETTYRELVKAANEGQVSFKNTTTFNLDEYVGLPASDQNSYRYYMEDRLFNHVDIDRENTHIPDGMAEDIDAEIKAYEEKIKNAGGIDLQLLGIGTNGHIGFNEPGTPFNTRTHVIALDESTREANARYFASIDEVPTHAITMGIESILEAKKILLLISGAKKGQALAEVLYGTIREDVPATALRNHPDVTMIVDQEAYAAAKVPGEEDVHA
- a CDS encoding GntR family transcriptional regulator, whose amino-acid sequence is MLDKSSSVPMYYQLYERLKTAMITGELAAGEMIPSERELAQSFQISRMTARQAITELVHDGYVTRKKGKGTFVAKRKFAKTLLGVKSFTEEMKERGLSLQSTLLSYEKKQPPAVMRDALKLSNAQDGHIFERLRHVGKDMLAIEKTCLPVTLFPNWTPQQAKTSLYAYIENDCGMTIDHARQEIEAAVADRSQAKKLQIDVGEPLLVITRCTYNDEQVPIEWTKTTLKADQYKFMTEMKR
- a CDS encoding C40 family peptidase, whose protein sequence is MFKKIATGIAAFSIAASLFVPTADASSSNEIISTAKDYIGTPYAYGGTSAATGFDCSGYISTVMDSHDVWVPRTTSAQFSAGTSVAKSDLQEGDLVFFNTTGNGVSHSGIYIGNGQFIHSATSNGVSISDIDDPYYWGSRYIGARRVLN